Proteins encoded within one genomic window of Brachybacterium sp. P6-10-X1:
- a CDS encoding ABC transporter ATP-binding protein, translated as MNPLITVQNLSVAFDGVPVVEDVSFSVRAGSCLGIVGESGSGKSVTARSLLGLNGDRAAVTASTLEALEDLLTCSQEELRRLRGRRIGYVLQDALVSLDPLRTVGAEIAEPLRIHGVPRADRWSRVLALLEAAGVPEPELRARQLPGELSGGLRQRALIAAALALGPEILIADEPTTALDVTVQAQILELLERSLGDGRALVLISHDLAVVERLADQVLVMKDGRVVEQGDTREVLTRPREDYTKRLIAAVPSAHSRGTRLSDASPARIEVGGKEARKPSDAPVLTLEGVSKQFRGPDGRGRTVVDEVSFELRAGETLGIVGESGSGKSTLARMALALTEPTSGRVLLGERSWSGLPERRRRGRRRRIGVVHQDPLGSFDPRWTVGRTIADAVPGATTRSERAARVDELLVAVGLGPQHAARHPLTLSGGQRQRVSIARALAPGPEILVLDEPVSALDVSIQAQVLDLLEDLQDALGTAYLFISHDLGVVHHLSDRVLVMRGGRIVESGTADEVFFTPEHDYTRELVAALPRPDLEEIA; from the coding sequence ATGAATCCGCTGATCACGGTGCAGAACCTGTCGGTCGCCTTCGACGGGGTCCCGGTCGTGGAGGACGTGTCCTTCTCGGTCAGGGCGGGAAGCTGCCTCGGGATCGTCGGAGAATCCGGGTCCGGCAAGTCCGTCACCGCGCGCTCCCTGCTGGGCCTGAACGGCGACCGGGCCGCGGTCACCGCGTCGACGCTCGAGGCTCTCGAGGACCTGCTCACGTGTTCGCAGGAGGAGCTCCGGCGGCTGCGGGGACGCAGGATCGGGTACGTCCTCCAGGACGCACTCGTCTCGCTCGACCCCTTGCGGACCGTCGGGGCGGAGATCGCGGAGCCGCTGCGCATCCACGGCGTCCCCCGTGCGGACCGGTGGTCGCGAGTGCTCGCGCTGCTCGAGGCGGCGGGGGTGCCGGAGCCGGAGCTGCGTGCGCGGCAGCTGCCGGGCGAGCTCTCCGGGGGCCTGCGGCAGAGGGCGCTGATCGCCGCCGCGCTCGCCCTCGGACCGGAGATCCTCATCGCCGACGAACCCACCACGGCGCTCGACGTCACGGTGCAGGCGCAGATCCTGGAGCTGCTCGAGCGGAGCCTCGGCGACGGACGGGCCCTCGTCCTGATCAGCCATGACCTGGCCGTCGTGGAGCGTCTGGCCGACCAGGTCCTGGTCATGAAGGACGGTCGTGTGGTCGAGCAGGGCGACACACGGGAGGTCCTCACCCGGCCACGCGAGGACTACACGAAGCGGCTCATCGCCGCGGTCCCCTCGGCGCACTCCCGCGGGACGCGGCTCTCGGACGCCTCGCCGGCACGGATCGAGGTCGGCGGCAAGGAGGCGCGGAAGCCCTCCGACGCACCGGTGCTCACGCTCGAGGGAGTCTCCAAGCAGTTCCGCGGGCCCGACGGCAGAGGTCGCACCGTGGTCGACGAGGTCTCCTTCGAGCTCCGGGCGGGGGAGACGCTGGGCATCGTCGGCGAGTCGGGCTCCGGGAAGTCGACCCTCGCCCGCATGGCGCTCGCTCTGACCGAACCGACCTCCGGCAGGGTCCTGCTGGGCGAGCGGTCGTGGTCCGGGCTGCCCGAGCGACGGCGCCGAGGGCGTCGGCGGCGCATCGGTGTCGTGCACCAGGACCCGCTGGGATCGTTCGACCCCCGCTGGACCGTCGGCCGCACGATCGCCGATGCGGTGCCCGGTGCCACGACCCGGAGCGAGCGTGCCGCACGGGTCGACGAACTCCTCGTCGCCGTCGGGCTCGGGCCGCAGCATGCCGCCCGCCATCCGCTCACCCTGTCGGGAGGCCAGCGCCAGCGCGTCTCCATCGCACGGGCGCTGGCTCCCGGCCCCGAGATCCTCGTCCTCGACGAGCCGGTGTCCGCCCTCGACGTCTCGATCCAGGCACAGGTCCTCGACCTTCTCGAAGACCTGCAGGACGCGCTGGGCACCGCCTACCTGTTCATCTCCCACGACCTGGGCGTGGTGCATCACCTCAGCGACCGGGTGCTGGTGATGCGGGGCGGCAGGATCGTGGAGTCCGGCACGGCCGACGAGGTGTTCTTCACCCCCGAGCACGACTACACACGGGAGCTCGTCGCCGCGCTGCCCCGACCCGACCTGGAGGAGATCGCATGA
- a CDS encoding iron ABC transporter permease, producing the protein MTTRTDTAPGTTAAILRRSSRTRSMWLLLTVAVLLGIAVASVAIGSRDVGVQDVLAALGGSTDGFGPAAVAKRIPRTLLAVVAGAALGVSGAVMQGVTRNPLADPGILGINTGASLAVVIGIAHVGLTAASTFIWVAILGAAVTAVLVYVLGSLGQGGATPLKLALAGAATGAALTSFISAVVLPRSDIGDSVRSWQIGGVGGATYASLQQVAPFLLAGFVLSLLCSRGLNTLALGDELAAGLGERVAVTRAVAALGAVVLCGAATAVTGPIGFVGLVVPHACRLLIGVDHRWLLPFSAVAGAALLTAADVLGRIVARPAELDVGIVTALIGAPFFIAIIRRQKLVSL; encoded by the coding sequence ATGACCACGAGAACCGACACCGCGCCCGGGACGACGGCCGCCATACTGCGACGGTCGTCCCGGACGCGGTCGATGTGGCTGCTGCTCACCGTGGCCGTGCTCCTCGGCATCGCGGTGGCCTCGGTGGCGATCGGCTCCCGCGACGTCGGGGTGCAGGACGTCCTCGCCGCGCTCGGAGGGTCGACGGACGGCTTCGGCCCCGCCGCGGTCGCCAAGCGCATCCCCCGCACGCTGCTCGCCGTCGTCGCGGGCGCCGCACTGGGCGTCTCCGGGGCCGTCATGCAGGGCGTGACCCGCAATCCCCTCGCGGATCCGGGGATCCTCGGCATCAACACCGGTGCCTCCCTCGCCGTGGTGATCGGCATCGCCCATGTCGGGCTCACCGCAGCCTCGACGTTCATCTGGGTGGCGATCCTCGGGGCCGCCGTCACGGCCGTGCTCGTCTACGTGCTGGGGTCCCTCGGCCAGGGCGGGGCGACCCCGCTGAAGCTGGCCCTGGCGGGTGCCGCGACCGGGGCGGCGCTGACCTCGTTCATCAGCGCGGTCGTGCTGCCGCGCTCCGACATCGGCGACAGCGTGCGCTCCTGGCAGATCGGCGGCGTGGGCGGCGCCACCTACGCCTCCCTGCAGCAGGTCGCCCCGTTCCTGCTCGCGGGGTTCGTCCTGTCGCTGCTGTGCTCACGCGGGCTGAACACCCTGGCCCTGGGCGACGAGCTCGCCGCCGGGCTCGGCGAGCGGGTCGCCGTCACCCGGGCCGTCGCGGCGCTGGGAGCCGTGGTGCTGTGCGGTGCCGCGACCGCCGTGACCGGCCCGATCGGCTTCGTCGGCCTCGTGGTCCCGCACGCCTGCCGCCTGCTGATCGGCGTGGACCATCGGTGGTTGCTGCCCTTCAGCGCCGTGGCCGGGGCGGCGTTGCTGACCGCGGCCGATGTGCTGGGCCGGATCGTCGCGCGGCCCGCGGAGCTCGACGTCGGCATCGTCACCGCCCTGATCGGCGCCCCGTTCTTCATCGCCATCATCCGTCGGCAGAAGCTGGTGAGTCTGTGA
- a CDS encoding ABC transporter substrate-binding protein: MRRRHLVAALAAGGASTVLGACAPPAPSATLPAGTRKGGELVYATDREPTCLDPHNSGDMPQTYIARQYLDSLVSMQRDGSVVPWLAESWEISQDGLTYDFTLKQGVEFTDGEPLDAEAVVANFEQIMDPATQSSTALLYLLPYYESAESIAEHVVRVTLKRPYSPLLTVLSQAFFGIESPAAMARGLGENCLAPVGTGPFIVTEWTRNREVVMVRNENYTSAPADAKHQGPAHLEKVTWRFLPDNTARFGALQSGTAQVIFNLPPESVPAATADDTIATDAFVHSGVPFALDLNTTNPALDDIRVRRAIVHASDAEGIVESAYAGVFPYEGNAISSGTPAYDDRFHEPYPYDAERATSLLDEAGWTGRDDEGYRTKDGTSLALRLPYNSDPGETPPADLTIYQNFQAMLKRVGVKIELIPSDAATMTAVKDDPARYDIQGRYWNSPTPNVMYIKFSQETLALGNGQNVSHAYDEELDETLLAAAATTDPTEQASLYSRAQELLTAQAWHVPLYPIQTRLAIRSDLVRDIWIEPSEGEPVLHDAYLVREGL, translated from the coding sequence GTGCGCCGACGTCATCTGGTCGCCGCGCTCGCCGCGGGCGGCGCGAGCACCGTGCTCGGCGCCTGCGCGCCCCCCGCCCCGTCCGCGACCCTTCCCGCCGGGACGAGGAAGGGAGGGGAGCTGGTGTACGCCACGGACCGCGAGCCCACCTGCCTCGACCCGCACAACAGCGGGGACATGCCGCAGACGTACATCGCTCGGCAGTACCTCGACTCCCTGGTCTCGATGCAGCGGGACGGCTCGGTGGTGCCCTGGCTCGCGGAATCCTGGGAGATCTCCCAGGACGGGCTCACCTACGATTTCACGCTCAAGCAGGGAGTCGAGTTCACGGACGGGGAGCCCCTGGACGCCGAGGCCGTGGTCGCCAACTTCGAGCAGATCATGGACCCCGCGACGCAGTCCTCGACCGCCCTGCTCTACCTCCTGCCCTACTACGAGTCCGCGGAGTCGATCGCGGAGCACGTCGTGCGGGTGACTCTGAAGCGTCCGTACTCCCCGCTGCTGACGGTGCTGTCCCAGGCCTTCTTCGGGATCGAGTCCCCGGCGGCGATGGCGCGGGGTCTCGGGGAGAACTGCCTCGCCCCGGTCGGGACCGGACCGTTCATCGTCACCGAGTGGACGCGCAACCGTGAAGTCGTCATGGTGCGCAACGAGAACTACACCTCGGCGCCCGCCGATGCGAAGCACCAGGGACCGGCCCATCTCGAGAAGGTGACCTGGCGGTTCCTCCCGGACAACACCGCCCGCTTCGGGGCGCTGCAGTCCGGGACGGCGCAGGTGATCTTCAACCTGCCGCCCGAGTCGGTCCCGGCGGCGACGGCCGACGACACGATCGCCACCGATGCCTTCGTCCACTCGGGCGTCCCCTTCGCGCTCGATCTGAACACGACCAACCCGGCGCTGGACGACATCCGCGTGCGGCGCGCGATCGTGCACGCCTCCGACGCGGAGGGGATCGTCGAGAGCGCCTACGCGGGCGTCTTCCCCTACGAGGGCAATGCGATCTCCTCGGGGACCCCGGCGTACGACGATCGGTTCCATGAGCCCTACCCCTATGACGCCGAACGGGCGACGTCCCTCCTCGACGAGGCCGGATGGACCGGGCGCGATGACGAGGGGTACCGCACCAAGGACGGGACGTCCCTCGCGCTCCGCCTCCCCTACAACTCGGATCCGGGGGAGACCCCGCCGGCGGACCTCACGATCTACCAGAACTTCCAGGCCATGCTGAAGCGCGTCGGGGTGAAGATCGAGCTGATCCCCTCCGACGCGGCCACGATGACCGCGGTGAAGGACGACCCGGCGCGGTACGACATCCAGGGGCGCTACTGGAACAGCCCCACACCGAACGTCATGTACATCAAGTTCTCGCAGGAGACGCTGGCGCTGGGCAATGGTCAGAACGTGTCCCACGCCTACGACGAGGAGCTCGACGAGACGCTGCTCGCCGCCGCGGCGACCACCGATCCGACCGAGCAGGCCTCCCTCTACTCGAGGGCGCAGGAGCTCCTGACCGCCCAGGCATGGCACGTCCCGCTCTACCCGATCCAGACGCGCCTGGCCATCCGTTCCGATCTGGTGCGGGACATCTGGATCGAGCCCAGCGAGGGCGAGCCCGTCCTCCACGACGCCTATCTGGTCCGAGAGGGGCTCTGA
- a CDS encoding ABC transporter permease, which translates to MLLRRMAAQLGSSLLLLWAVATIVFFLQHMVPGDPALAILGGASANPPPETVQAVREQYGFDDPLLVQYAAFLGGLVQLDLGESYTMKEPVVTVIGAQIVPTLQLTAAALVVAWVLALALTLLTAGRPGIVGRLGSGIEVVLAALPHFWLGVLLLVVFAVVLGWLPVVDGGPLGMILPSLTLGVPLGGFLAQVTRDEFEAAQRQPFVLSALSRGAGRADVRWRHVLRHAALPGIALSGWGLGSLISGAVVVEVIFSRQGIGQVLVSAVTSQDLPLVVGVTLVVALVYVVANILTDLAYVAVDPRLRSSIGAAS; encoded by the coding sequence ATGCTGCTCCGCCGCATGGCCGCGCAGCTGGGGTCGTCGCTCCTGCTGCTGTGGGCGGTCGCCACGATCGTGTTCTTCCTCCAGCACATGGTCCCCGGTGATCCTGCGCTCGCGATCCTCGGCGGCGCCTCCGCGAACCCGCCCCCGGAGACGGTGCAGGCCGTCCGGGAGCAGTACGGGTTCGACGATCCCCTCCTCGTGCAGTACGCCGCGTTCCTGGGCGGGCTGGTCCAGCTCGATCTCGGCGAGTCCTACACGATGAAGGAACCCGTGGTCACCGTCATCGGCGCGCAGATCGTCCCGACCCTGCAGCTCACCGCCGCGGCGCTGGTCGTCGCCTGGGTGCTCGCCCTCGCCCTGACGCTGCTCACCGCCGGTCGCCCCGGGATCGTCGGCCGGCTCGGCTCAGGGATCGAGGTCGTTCTGGCCGCCCTTCCGCACTTCTGGCTGGGGGTGCTGCTCCTCGTCGTCTTCGCCGTCGTGCTGGGGTGGCTGCCCGTCGTCGACGGAGGGCCGCTGGGCATGATCCTGCCCTCGCTGACCCTCGGCGTCCCGCTCGGCGGGTTCCTCGCGCAGGTGACCCGCGACGAGTTCGAGGCGGCACAGCGCCAGCCCTTCGTGCTCTCGGCCCTCTCCCGCGGGGCGGGACGCGCGGACGTGCGATGGCGTCACGTGCTGCGGCATGCGGCGCTGCCCGGCATAGCCCTGTCGGGGTGGGGACTGGGCTCGCTCATCTCGGGGGCGGTCGTCGTCGAGGTGATCTTCTCCCGCCAGGGGATCGGTCAGGTGCTGGTCTCGGCCGTGACCTCCCAGGACCTCCCGCTGGTCGTCGGCGTCACGCTCGTCGTGGCCCTCGTCTACGTCGTCGCCAACATCCTCACGGACCTCGCCTATGTCGCGGTCGACCCCCGACTGCGCAGCTCGATCGGAGCCGCCTCATGA
- a CDS encoding iron-siderophore ABC transporter substrate-binding protein gives MAPISRRVFAGSSLALAAALAGCSSGRASDTDASDGGGTGGGAEITIEHAFGTATIPAVPEVVTTVAWANHEVPLALGVVPAGMAAANFGDDDGNGLLPWVAEALEEFGVEPPVLFDETDGIDFEGVADTAPEVILAAYSGLTQEDYDTLTRIAPTVPYPEIAWGTPWREMITVNATGMGMASEGEALVADLEGQIEEALAAHPAISGKNAMFLTHVDTTDLSEVSFYTAHDTRTMFFEDLGMSIAPSVVAASEETAEFSSTVSAENADVFSDVEIIVTYGDDSLLAALEADPLLSQMPAVSRGAVVRLPGDSPLGTAANPTPLAIPYILEDYLAELDRAASASA, from the coding sequence ATGGCACCGATCTCCCGCCGCGTGTTCGCCGGCTCCTCCCTCGCTCTCGCCGCCGCCCTGGCCGGCTGCTCCTCCGGCCGGGCATCGGACACCGACGCCTCCGACGGCGGCGGCACCGGCGGCGGCGCCGAGATCACCATCGAGCACGCCTTCGGCACCGCCACGATCCCGGCCGTCCCCGAGGTGGTCACGACGGTCGCCTGGGCCAATCACGAGGTCCCGCTCGCGCTCGGGGTGGTTCCCGCGGGCATGGCCGCGGCGAACTTCGGCGACGACGACGGCAACGGCCTGCTGCCCTGGGTCGCGGAGGCGCTCGAGGAGTTCGGCGTCGAGCCGCCGGTGCTGTTCGACGAGACCGACGGCATCGACTTCGAAGGGGTGGCGGACACCGCCCCCGAGGTGATCCTCGCGGCCTACTCGGGGCTCACCCAGGAGGACTACGACACCCTCACCCGGATCGCCCCGACCGTGCCCTACCCCGAGATCGCCTGGGGCACGCCCTGGCGCGAGATGATCACCGTCAACGCCACCGGGATGGGCATGGCGTCCGAGGGCGAGGCGCTGGTCGCGGACCTCGAAGGACAGATCGAGGAGGCCCTCGCGGCGCATCCCGCGATCAGCGGCAAGAACGCCATGTTCCTGACCCATGTGGACACCACCGACCTCTCCGAGGTCAGCTTCTACACCGCCCATGACACGCGGACGATGTTCTTCGAGGACCTCGGCATGAGCATCGCCCCGAGCGTGGTCGCGGCCTCCGAGGAGACCGCGGAGTTCTCCTCGACCGTCAGCGCCGAGAACGCCGACGTCTTCAGCGACGTCGAGATCATCGTGACCTACGGCGACGATTCCCTGCTGGCGGCGCTCGAGGCGGATCCGCTGCTGTCGCAGATGCCCGCGGTCTCACGCGGTGCGGTGGTGCGCCTTCCCGGCGACAGCCCGCTGGGCACCGCCGCGAACCCCACCCCGCTGGCGATCCCCTACATCCTCGAGGACTACCTGGCCGAGCTGGACCGCGCGGCGTCGGCCTCCGCCTGA
- a CDS encoding NtaA/DmoA family FMN-dependent monooxygenase (This protein belongs to a clade of FMN-dependent monooxygenases, within a broader family of flavin-dependent oxidoreductases, the luciferase-like monooxygenase (LMM) family, some of whose members use coenzyme F420 rather than FMN.), whose product MIGAPMTPKPLILNLFEMNCVGHITHGLWRLPENNRHRYTDLSYWTELARLAEEGGFAAVFLADVVGAYDTYGGSAEAALREGLQIPNNDPMLVVPAMAAVTERLSFGITFSTSYEPPFAFARRMSTLDHLTGGRVGWNIVTSYLPNAARNFGLAEEIEHDRRYEIADEYLEVLYKLWEGSWDEDAVVRDVEGNLYSDPAKVHRIDHTGAHFSVAGPHLSEPSAQRTPTLILATASPAGAVRAGRNAELVFTHGPLLERTVPAVRAAAEEAGRDPLDPKFVVQAAVITGRTQQEVDEKLAQYYAHRSTEGLLVHQSVPIRALEHPRERTIAEALEIEGLPADTSVGRRGTHETVGDLLDEVDEAWHDRFFVAGTPDVVADAIEHWLDVDGIDGINLRQYHSFDTLRDFSELVSPILRRRGRLPERRGTMRRQLTGRDRLPDEHPGARFRGAFEGIGV is encoded by the coding sequence ATGATCGGAGCCCCCATGACCCCCAAGCCGTTGATCCTGAACCTCTTCGAGATGAACTGCGTCGGACACATCACCCATGGCCTCTGGCGCCTGCCGGAGAACAACAGGCATCGCTACACGGACCTGAGCTACTGGACCGAGCTCGCACGCCTGGCGGAGGAAGGCGGTTTCGCCGCCGTCTTCCTCGCCGACGTCGTCGGCGCCTACGACACGTACGGGGGCTCGGCAGAGGCCGCGCTGCGCGAAGGGCTGCAGATCCCCAACAACGACCCCATGCTGGTGGTCCCCGCGATGGCCGCCGTCACCGAACGGCTCTCCTTCGGGATCACCTTCTCCACCAGCTACGAGCCCCCCTTCGCGTTCGCCCGCCGCATGTCCACCCTCGACCACCTCACCGGGGGGCGCGTGGGCTGGAACATCGTCACCTCCTACCTCCCCAACGCCGCACGCAACTTCGGACTGGCCGAAGAGATCGAGCACGACCGGCGTTACGAGATCGCCGACGAGTACCTCGAGGTCCTCTACAAGCTGTGGGAGGGCTCCTGGGACGAGGACGCCGTGGTCCGGGACGTCGAGGGGAACCTGTACAGCGACCCCGCCAAAGTGCACCGCATCGACCACACGGGGGCCCACTTCTCCGTCGCGGGCCCTCACCTCAGTGAGCCCTCAGCACAGCGCACCCCGACCCTGATCCTCGCCACCGCCTCCCCGGCCGGAGCTGTCCGAGCGGGACGGAACGCAGAGCTCGTGTTCACCCACGGCCCGCTGCTGGAGAGGACCGTGCCCGCGGTGCGGGCCGCCGCGGAGGAGGCGGGCCGGGACCCGCTCGACCCGAAGTTCGTGGTGCAGGCCGCCGTGATCACGGGGCGGACCCAGCAGGAGGTCGACGAGAAGCTCGCGCAGTATTACGCGCACCGTTCGACCGAGGGCCTGCTCGTGCACCAGTCGGTGCCGATCCGTGCCCTCGAGCACCCCCGGGAGCGGACCATCGCCGAAGCCCTCGAGATCGAGGGGCTGCCGGCCGACACCTCGGTCGGCCGCCGGGGCACCCATGAGACCGTCGGCGACCTGCTGGACGAGGTCGACGAGGCCTGGCACGACCGCTTCTTCGTCGCCGGGACCCCGGACGTCGTGGCCGACGCGATCGAGCACTGGCTCGACGTCGACGGGATCGACGGGATCAACCTGCGCCAGTACCACTCCTTCGACACGCTCCGAGATTTCTCCGAGCTGGTCTCGCCGATCCTCCGCCGCCGCGGTCGACTGCCGGAGCGCCGCGGCACCATGCGCCGTCAGCTCACCGGGCGGGACCGGCTGCCCGATGAGCACCCAGGGGCCCGTTTCCGCGGAGCGTTCGAGGGGATCGGCGTCTGA
- a CDS encoding acyl-CoA dehydrogenase family protein has product MTATGTRTTAPSVDLEYAELRERFAPVLATIAQGAAERDRERRLPHSEVRALAKAGFTAVTVPRVRGGAGAGIETLFRLLLDLGEADSNLPQLLRAHFAFVNDILISAEEGDTDSWLSAIAHGAVFGNASHERSTATVGDLATTVTPDSEGFRLSGQKHYSTGSIFADWINVSARTPDGRRARVTVASDDPGVDLRDDWDGFGQVLTGSGSTLLDDVPVPASRVRVLEGRGDGTATTQTAFLQLVLLTSLVGAGRAALQDAIEFVRSRTRVYSQGSGSTAATDPLIQQVVGRLSADVAAAQDSVLAAARALATAQDAVGGSRTQELTDAAELRTVQAQITTVRDMLRVTTELFEVGGASATSRGRNLDRHWRNVRTLASHNPVIYQQRAIGDRLVNGTDLLYFWSTGEKKPEAGRDV; this is encoded by the coding sequence ATGACCGCGACCGGAACCCGCACGACCGCCCCGTCCGTCGACCTCGAGTACGCCGAGCTGAGGGAGCGGTTCGCGCCGGTGCTCGCCACGATCGCGCAGGGTGCGGCGGAGCGCGACCGGGAGCGCCGGCTCCCGCACTCAGAGGTGAGGGCGCTCGCCAAGGCGGGGTTCACCGCGGTCACGGTGCCGAGAGTCCGAGGCGGGGCCGGAGCGGGCATCGAGACCCTGTTCCGCCTGCTCCTCGACCTCGGCGAGGCGGACTCCAACCTGCCGCAGCTGCTCCGAGCGCACTTCGCATTCGTCAACGACATCCTCATCTCAGCGGAGGAGGGGGATACGGACTCCTGGTTGTCCGCGATCGCCCACGGGGCCGTGTTCGGCAACGCCAGCCACGAACGCAGCACTGCGACGGTCGGGGACCTCGCGACGACCGTGACCCCGGACAGCGAGGGATTCCGGCTCTCCGGTCAGAAGCACTACTCGACGGGATCGATATTCGCCGACTGGATCAACGTCTCTGCGAGGACCCCCGACGGGCGGCGCGCTCGTGTCACGGTCGCGTCCGATGACCCGGGCGTGGATCTGCGGGACGACTGGGACGGCTTCGGCCAGGTCCTCACCGGCAGCGGCTCGACGCTTCTGGACGACGTCCCCGTTCCGGCCTCTCGCGTGCGCGTCCTGGAGGGACGGGGCGACGGCACCGCGACGACGCAGACCGCGTTCCTCCAGCTCGTCCTTCTCACCTCCCTCGTGGGTGCGGGACGGGCCGCCCTCCAGGACGCCATCGAGTTCGTCCGCTCCCGCACCCGCGTCTATTCGCAGGGCAGCGGGTCGACCGCGGCGACGGACCCGCTGATCCAGCAGGTCGTGGGGAGGCTGTCCGCCGACGTCGCGGCCGCGCAGGACTCGGTCCTCGCGGCAGCCCGCGCTCTCGCCACGGCGCAGGACGCCGTCGGAGGTTCGCGGACGCAGGAGCTCACCGACGCTGCGGAGCTGCGCACGGTCCAGGCGCAGATCACGACCGTCCGGGACATGCTGCGCGTCACGACCGAGCTGTTCGAGGTGGGCGGGGCCTCCGCCACATCGCGCGGACGGAATCTCGATCGACACTGGCGCAACGTCCGGACCCTCGCCTCGCACAACCCGGTGATCTACCAGCAGCGCGCGATCGGGGACCGTCTCGTGAACGGCACCGACCTGCTCTACTTCTGGTCCACGGGAGAGAAGAAGCCGGAAGCCGGGCGCGACGTCTGA
- a CDS encoding ABC transporter permease yields MTVLAPAPEAPALDEGQRPARRARRLPVLGGPSVWAAATVVALVLLAALLPDLLAPQDPLEISLSESFDAPSAQHVFGTDQSGRDVYSRVVHGAGQSLVIGLGATAIGLVGALVLGLVGGLAGRFADAAVTRTIEVLYAFPGILLAMILIAVYGNSALTQMVAVGVATMPGYARMVRGQVLGVRGSLYVEAARALGHPPSRILVRTLLPNAFRPLTVLITLGVGQAIVWAAALGFLGMGVQPPTAEWGAMLNAGRTYIQQAWWMDFFPGITIVIFTLSLTVLGRHLQRTEDSGVAR; encoded by the coding sequence ATGACCGTCCTCGCCCCTGCTCCCGAGGCACCCGCGCTCGACGAGGGACAGCGCCCCGCGCGCCGGGCCCGACGTCTCCCCGTCCTGGGCGGCCCCAGCGTCTGGGCAGCGGCCACCGTCGTCGCGCTGGTCCTCCTCGCAGCTCTGCTGCCCGATCTGCTCGCCCCGCAGGACCCGCTCGAGATCAGCCTGTCGGAGAGCTTCGACGCGCCCAGCGCCCAGCACGTCTTCGGCACCGACCAGTCGGGGCGCGATGTGTACAGCCGCGTCGTCCACGGGGCGGGCCAGTCGCTGGTCATCGGACTGGGCGCCACGGCGATCGGCCTCGTCGGAGCCCTCGTGCTCGGTCTCGTCGGAGGGCTCGCGGGGCGATTCGCCGACGCCGCCGTCACCCGGACGATCGAGGTGCTGTACGCCTTCCCCGGGATCCTGCTCGCGATGATCCTCATCGCCGTCTACGGCAACAGCGCCCTGACCCAGATGGTCGCGGTCGGTGTCGCCACGATGCCGGGGTACGCGCGCATGGTCCGCGGTCAGGTGCTCGGGGTGCGGGGATCGCTGTACGTCGAGGCGGCCCGCGCTCTCGGCCATCCTCCGTCCCGGATCCTGGTGCGCACCCTCCTGCCCAACGCATTCCGGCCGCTGACCGTCCTGATCACGTTGGGGGTCGGGCAGGCGATCGTCTGGGCCGCGGCGCTCGGCTTCCTCGGCATGGGGGTCCAGCCGCCCACGGCGGAATGGGGAGCGATGCTCAACGCGGGCCGCACGTACATCCAGCAGGCCTGGTGGATGGACTTCTTCCCGGGGATCACGATCGTGATCTTCACCCTGTCCCTCACCGTGCTCGGCCGCCATCTGCAGCGCACCGAAGATTCCGGAGTCGCCCGATGA